A region of Fibrobacter succinogenes subsp. succinogenes S85 DNA encodes the following proteins:
- a CDS encoding glycosyltransferase family 2 protein, translated as MVIDVGIINYNGGSELTECVKSLKAQSSPVRVFVFDNASTDDSIDFLKKQGLDCQITQCPKNLGYAGACNGLLEQMDSEIQVLCNMDLEFDPTWAENLLKCFERHPEAGSVASLVMEKSGFVNAVGVLLGSDLFAKNEGSGLDASDADIREKDVFGCYGAVMSFRKAAAQAAGKMDDSFFLFFEETEWYFRHNLAGFKTVFCPEARVYHERSMTTVRYSPLKLFYSERNRLRSAIRLLPLGSILVLPVRGFVRYLNMAKGGVPGQSGDGKKLSKVAICKALAKAWLEALVSLPKEWATRKKYERKYGNVAGKVRELLASYPLQDK; from the coding sequence ATGGTTATAGACGTTGGAATTATCAATTATAATGGTGGATCGGAACTTACGGAATGTGTCAAGAGTTTAAAGGCTCAGTCTAGTCCGGTTCGGGTTTTTGTTTTTGATAACGCTTCGACGGATGATTCCATTGATTTCCTGAAAAAACAGGGTCTGGATTGCCAGATTACGCAATGCCCCAAGAATCTGGGATATGCGGGCGCCTGTAACGGTCTTTTGGAACAGATGGATTCCGAGATCCAGGTGCTTTGCAACATGGATTTGGAATTTGACCCCACGTGGGCGGAAAATTTGCTCAAATGCTTTGAGCGCCACCCGGAGGCGGGTTCTGTCGCAAGCCTCGTGATGGAAAAGAGCGGTTTTGTGAATGCTGTGGGTGTTTTGCTCGGCTCGGACCTCTTTGCAAAAAATGAAGGCAGTGGTCTTGATGCATCTGATGCGGATATCCGCGAGAAGGACGTCTTTGGCTGCTATGGTGCCGTGATGAGTTTCCGCAAGGCGGCTGCACAGGCGGCGGGCAAGATGGATGATAGCTTCTTCTTGTTCTTTGAAGAGACGGAATGGTATTTCCGCCACAATCTGGCGGGGTTCAAGACCGTTTTTTGCCCCGAGGCGAGAGTGTATCATGAACGCTCGATGACGACGGTGCGCTATTCTCCTTTGAAATTATTTTATTCGGAACGCAACCGTTTGCGTTCGGCGATTCGTCTGTTGCCGTTGGGGAGTATCCTGGTGCTTCCGGTGCGCGGTTTTGTGCGTTACCTGAACATGGCAAAGGGCGGTGTTCCCGGCCAGTCTGGCGATGGGAAAAAGCTTTCGAAAGTCGCTATTTGCAAGGCGCTTGCAAAGGCTTGGCTAGAGGCTTTGGTTTCGCTCCCGAAGGAATGGGCGACCCGCAAAAAGTACGAACGCAAATATGGGAACGTGGCGGGAAAAGTCCGCGAACTCCTTGCCTCATATCCCTTGCAAGATAAGTAG